A stretch of Desulfitobacterium dichloroeliminans LMG P-21439 DNA encodes these proteins:
- a CDS encoding AAA family ATPase — protein sequence MMNFMKGSLFSRNQLKPPQEDLEPDVQVLAVWGSPGSGKTTVSVRLAKYLADHKRNVVLLLCDMTAPMLPCICPPADLECERSLGSILAATHITDTLIRQNCITLKKMGYLTIIGMMKGENMYTYPPYTPELAVELIDHLRDVAPYVIIDCGSYIAYDVLSAVALLEADSVLRLVNCDLKSVSYLSSQLPLLQEQKWDADKQYKAASNVKTNQAGEHIEQVLGNMAFKIPYSYELENLALAGNLLGELALKDSRGFRLEIAKIAKEVFEV from the coding sequence ATGATGAATTTCATGAAAGGGAGTCTTTTCTCCCGAAACCAGCTGAAGCCGCCCCAGGAGGACTTGGAACCGGATGTTCAGGTTCTGGCCGTGTGGGGCAGCCCCGGCAGCGGCAAAACCACCGTCAGTGTGCGCCTTGCCAAGTATCTGGCCGATCATAAGCGCAACGTTGTGTTGCTTCTTTGTGACATGACGGCTCCGATGCTGCCATGCATTTGTCCGCCTGCCGATCTGGAATGCGAACGATCCCTGGGCAGTATTCTGGCGGCGACCCACATCACCGATACCCTCATCCGCCAGAACTGCATCACCCTCAAGAAGATGGGCTATCTGACCATCATCGGTATGATGAAGGGCGAGAATATGTATACATATCCGCCCTATACTCCAGAGCTGGCGGTTGAACTCATTGACCACCTGCGGGATGTTGCCCCGTATGTCATCATCGACTGCGGCAGCTACATTGCCTATGATGTCCTCTCGGCGGTTGCGCTTCTGGAGGCCGATTCCGTCCTCCGGCTGGTGAACTGCGACCTTAAATCGGTCAGCTATCTGTCCAGCCAGCTCCCGTTGTTACAGGAACAGAAATGGGACGCTGATAAGCAATACAAGGCGGCATCAAACGTGAAAACCAATCAGGCAGGGGAGCACATCGAGCAGGTGCTGGGCAACATGGCGTTTAAAATCCCGTATTCCTATGAGCTGGAGAATCTGGCGCTGGCAGGAAACCTGCTTGGGGAGCTGGCGCTCAAGGACAGCCGTGGCTTCCGCTTGGAGATCGCCAAAATCGCAAAGGAGGTGTTCGAGGTATGA
- a CDS encoding ATPase, T2SS/T4P/T4SS family, producing the protein MRKDSLQLEHLSAADMTGNQELFFSPGGATREFNSVLQEVQEYITGKYATLITDGGTEEVKAQVKRYITKYVQDYRLAVAGMAQAQLVDALYTEMAEFSFLTKYIFGTGIEEIDVNAWNDVEVQYSSGVTKKLKERFDSPEHAVNVVRRMLHVSGMVLDNASPAVLGHLSKNIRIAVLKAPVVDEDVGVAASIRIVNPQSMQKEDFIGGGTATEPMLDFLAECLRYGVSTCVAGATSSGKTTLAGWLLTTIPDSKRIFTIENGSRELALVRQRDGRVCNSVIHTLTRDSENERQRITQTTLLDMSLRFNPDYVVVGEMRSAEANAAQEAARTGITVLTTIHSNSCEATWRRMVSLCKRAVDMSDETLMAYVTEAYPLVVFCKQLENKARRVMEIMECEILPDGTRNFRPLFQYHITENRMENGKFIISGRHGVIQGISESLQRRLLENGMPQDTLKHILSMGGAVA; encoded by the coding sequence ATGAGAAAGGACTCTTTACAGCTGGAACATTTGTCTGCGGCTGATATGACAGGCAATCAGGAGCTGTTCTTTTCGCCGGGCGGGGCCACCAGGGAATTTAATTCGGTGCTTCAAGAGGTACAGGAATATATCACCGGCAAATATGCGACCCTCATCACCGACGGCGGTACGGAAGAAGTAAAAGCCCAAGTCAAGCGCTATATCACCAAATATGTGCAGGATTACCGCCTGGCAGTGGCCGGCATGGCGCAGGCCCAGCTGGTGGACGCCCTGTACACCGAGATGGCGGAATTCTCGTTTTTAACTAAGTACATCTTCGGCACCGGCATTGAGGAAATCGACGTCAACGCCTGGAACGATGTGGAGGTGCAGTACAGCAGCGGCGTCACCAAAAAGCTGAAGGAACGCTTCGATAGCCCGGAGCATGCCGTCAATGTGGTGCGCCGCATGCTTCATGTATCTGGCATGGTGCTGGATAACGCCAGTCCCGCCGTGCTGGGGCATCTTTCCAAGAACATCCGCATCGCTGTGCTGAAAGCTCCGGTGGTGGATGAAGATGTAGGCGTAGCGGCAAGCATCCGTATCGTCAATCCGCAGTCCATGCAAAAAGAGGACTTCATCGGCGGCGGAACCGCCACCGAACCCATGCTGGACTTTTTGGCGGAATGCCTGCGTTACGGTGTTTCCACCTGCGTGGCGGGCGCCACCAGCTCCGGCAAGACCACGCTGGCCGGCTGGCTTCTCACCACGATACCCGACAGCAAGCGAATTTTTACCATTGAGAACGGCTCCCGTGAGCTGGCGCTGGTACGCCAGCGGGATGGAAGAGTCTGCAATAGCGTCATCCACACCCTGACCCGCGACAGCGAAAACGAACGGCAGCGGATCACGCAGACCACCCTGCTGGATATGTCCCTGCGCTTTAATCCGGATTATGTGGTGGTCGGTGAGATGCGCAGCGCGGAAGCTAACGCCGCCCAGGAGGCCGCCCGAACCGGCATTACCGTGCTGACCACCATCCACTCCAACAGCTGCGAGGCGACATGGCGCAGGATGGTATCACTCTGCAAACGCGCCGTTGACATGTCTGACGAAACCCTCATGGCTTATGTGACGGAAGCCTATCCCCTGGTGGTGTTTTGCAAGCAGCTCGAAAACAAGGCGCGCCGCGTCATGGAGATCATGGAGTGCGAAATCCTGCCAGACGGCACAAGGAACTTCCGTCCTCTGTTCCAGTATCATATCACCGAAAACCGCATGGAAAACGGCAAATTCATCATCAGCGGCCGGCACGGCGTAATACAGGGGATTTCAGAAAGCCTGCAAAGACGTCTGCTGGAAAACGGCATGCCTCAGGATACCCTGAAACACATTCTTTCGATGGGAGGTGCTGTGGCATGA
- a CDS encoding type II secretion system F family protein: protein MTAILLVACVGMIAGAFLLLGISPLSFTDGLFGFLTRKNKSIRSEINEAARRKKMSFFRREITEVQEILKITGRSSRFSLICAASLLCFAGGASLAILMGNVFLVPVLAVGMMFLPFWYVRLTSSHYKKNIAAELETALSIITTAYLRNEDIVTAVEESLPYLNPPVRSVFAGFLAQVKLISPDIDDALHAMKPKIENEVFREWCDAIAACQYDRSLKTTLTPIVSKLSDMRIVNAELEYLVFEPRKEFIIMAMLVVGNVPIMYLLNKDWYHTLMYTAVGQIILAVCAAAIFISTAFVIRLTKPIEYRR, encoded by the coding sequence ATGACCGCAATTCTCTTAGTTGCCTGCGTCGGCATGATCGCCGGCGCCTTCCTGTTACTTGGAATTTCACCGCTATCGTTTACTGACGGCCTGTTCGGGTTTCTGACCCGGAAAAACAAGAGCATCCGTTCAGAGATCAACGAGGCCGCCCGGCGTAAAAAAATGTCCTTTTTCCGGCGAGAGATCACGGAGGTGCAGGAAATCCTCAAGATCACCGGACGGAGCAGCCGCTTTTCCCTTATCTGCGCGGCATCCCTGCTGTGTTTTGCCGGCGGCGCCAGCCTTGCCATCCTCATGGGGAATGTTTTTCTGGTGCCGGTGCTGGCAGTCGGTATGATGTTTCTTCCGTTCTGGTACGTCCGATTGACATCAAGCCACTACAAAAAGAACATCGCTGCCGAGCTGGAAACGGCCTTATCCATCATCACCACGGCATATCTGCGGAACGAGGATATCGTGACGGCGGTGGAGGAAAGTCTCCCCTATCTGAACCCACCGGTCCGGAGTGTTTTTGCCGGATTTCTGGCACAGGTCAAGCTCATCAGTCCGGACATTGACGATGCCCTCCATGCAATGAAGCCGAAAATTGAAAACGAGGTTTTCAGGGAGTGGTGTGACGCCATCGCCGCCTGCCAGTACGACCGGAGCCTGAAAACCACCCTGACCCCTATTGTGTCGAAGCTCAGCGACATGCGCATTGTTAACGCGGAGCTGGAATACCTGGTATTCGAACCCCGGAAGGAATTCATTATCATGGCGATGCTGGTGGTCGGGAATGTACCCATCATGTATTTACTCAACAAGGACTGGTACCACACCTTGATGTATACGGCGGTGGGGCAAATCATTCTGGCGGTTTGTGCGGCTGCCATCTTTATTTCCACTGCATTTGTAATCCGGCTGACCAAGCCCATTGAATACAGGAGGTGA
- a CDS encoding secretion protein F: MKQLFLAGILLATGLFFVLSDILKLPTMKTAKAMLGAGKGSKKAAKTIEAWIMSGAVRLSKHIRMDEYKHSRMENILKAAGYSMTPEVYTAYAITKAGAILLGVIPCLILLPLVTPILVILAILTYFKEIRKADERLKAKRDQIESELPRFVATVEQTLKSSRDVLAMLENYKKNAGPAFVRELDVLTADMRSSSYEAALTRSEARLNSPMLSDVVRGLIGVLRGDDSAVYFQMLAHDFKALELQRLKGQAQKIPPKIRVFSFVMLMCFLLTYMAIIAVQILTSLGNMF; the protein is encoded by the coding sequence ATGAAGCAATTATTTTTAGCAGGAATCCTGCTTGCAACGGGGTTGTTTTTTGTCCTTTCGGATATTCTGAAGCTGCCCACCATGAAAACGGCCAAGGCTATGCTGGGGGCAGGAAAAGGAAGCAAAAAAGCCGCAAAGACCATAGAAGCCTGGATCATGTCCGGCGCGGTCAGACTATCAAAGCATATCCGCATGGATGAGTACAAGCACAGCAGGATGGAAAACATCCTCAAGGCGGCAGGCTACTCCATGACCCCGGAGGTCTACACAGCCTACGCCATCACCAAGGCCGGAGCCATCCTGCTGGGCGTCATTCCATGTCTGATTCTGCTTCCTCTGGTCACGCCGATTCTGGTCATCCTCGCGATTCTGACCTACTTCAAGGAAATCCGCAAGGCCGATGAACGACTGAAAGCAAAGCGCGATCAGATCGAAAGCGAGCTGCCCCGGTTTGTGGCGACGGTTGAGCAGACCTTAAAATCCAGCCGGGATGTACTCGCCATGCTTGAGAATTACAAGAAAAACGCCGGTCCTGCTTTCGTGCGGGAGCTGGATGTGCTGACGGCCGATATGCGCTCCTCATCCTACGAGGCCGCCTTGACCCGGTCTGAAGCAAGGCTCAACTCGCCCATGCTGTCCGATGTGGTAAGAGGACTCATCGGCGTCCTGCGGGGCGATGACAGCGCCGTGTATTTTCAGATGCTGGCTCATGACTTCAAGGCACTGGAGCTCCAGCGGCTCAAGGGACAGGCGCAGAAAATCCCGCCGAAAATCCGCGTGTTTTCCTTCGTGATGCTGATGTGTTTTTTGCTGACATATATGGCGATCATCGCGGTTCAGATCTTAACGTCCCTTGGCAACATGTTTTAA
- a CDS encoding DUF4320 family protein, whose protein sequence is MLKLLRSQRGEGYIDVAVLVLCVMLVIAVAVSVLPVFITKNKLDTYASELCREAEIAGCVGTETTLRAQVLTEQTGLTPSITWSKTGRIQLNEEFTVTLTTQADIGLFGGFGSFPVTLKAEASGKSEVYYK, encoded by the coding sequence ATGCTGAAGCTCCTCCGTTCCCAGCGCGGTGAGGGGTATATCGATGTGGCAGTGCTGGTGCTGTGTGTCATGCTGGTTATCGCTGTTGCTGTCAGCGTCCTGCCGGTATTCATAACGAAAAACAAGCTGGACACTTACGCCTCAGAGCTGTGCCGGGAAGCGGAGATCGCCGGGTGCGTCGGCACGGAAACCACCCTCCGGGCGCAGGTCCTGACGGAACAGACAGGGCTGACTCCAAGTATTACATGGTCTAAAACCGGAAGAATCCAGTTGAACGAGGAATTCACCGTAACGCTCACCACTCAGGCGGATATTGGGCTGTTCGGCGGCTTTGGAAGCTTCCCTGTTACTCTGAAGGCTGAAGCGTCCGGTAAAAGCGAGGTGTATTACAAGTGA
- a CDS encoding DUF6550 family protein: protein MKLTEKAKKRLTLAGLGVVCVVLVIAIASQFIAVAPKEADVQPSTMATNTVTPSVSTPATAGTPTSTPEVSVKPTTPTESASQVTDTGNSTGTDQSIQAEVTKPTAPSEEAKTNPSQKPDGQKVTNSDSGTSSSSTPKSGDKKDGKIYVPGFGWIDDNGGGVDQETVGGEGDINKQVGNMN, encoded by the coding sequence ATGAAACTGACAGAAAAAGCAAAAAAGCGGCTCACGCTTGCCGGACTCGGTGTCGTGTGTGTCGTCCTTGTCATAGCGATAGCCTCGCAGTTTATAGCAGTGGCACCCAAAGAAGCAGATGTGCAGCCTTCCACTATGGCAACAAACACTGTGACTCCCTCTGTTTCAACTCCTGCGACTGCGGGAACTCCGACTTCAACTCCGGAAGTCAGCGTAAAGCCCACGACCCCGACCGAATCAGCTTCTCAGGTGACAGATACCGGAAATTCCACTGGAACTGATCAGAGCATTCAGGCAGAAGTGACGAAACCCACTGCGCCTTCGGAGGAAGCAAAAACTAATCCCTCTCAAAAGCCAGACGGACAGAAGGTCACCAATTCTGACAGCGGTACATCGTCATCCTCAACACCGAAATCCGGAGATAAGAAGGACGGAAAAATCTATGTACCCGGTTTTGGATGGATTGACGATAATGGTGGGGGTGTCGATCAAGAAACCGTGGGCGGTGAAGGTGATATCAATAAACAGGTTGGCAACATGAACTGA
- a CDS encoding DUF3852 domain-containing protein, with protein sequence MKLKRILSVLCVALLLTCLFATNAYAAGSGDVAGAIQSTWNDASSQIKTVVNKVVFPAIDLVLAVFFFAKLGTAYFDYRKHGQFEWAAPAILFACLVFTLTAPLYIWSILGM encoded by the coding sequence ATGAAACTGAAACGTATTCTCTCGGTTCTCTGCGTCGCTCTTCTTCTGACCTGCCTTTTTGCGACAAACGCATATGCCGCAGGTAGCGGCGACGTGGCTGGTGCGATACAGAGCACATGGAACGACGCTTCCAGCCAGATCAAAACCGTGGTCAACAAGGTTGTGTTTCCTGCCATTGACTTGGTCCTGGCCGTGTTCTTTTTTGCAAAGTTGGGTACGGCTTACTTTGATTATCGGAAACATGGTCAATTTGAATGGGCCGCGCCGGCGATCCTGTTCGCCTGTTTGGTGTTCACGTTAACGGCTCCGCTCTATATCTGGTCTATACTTGGGATGTGA
- a CDS encoding HD-GYP domain-containing protein, translated as MKKETERRTHIRGFVNVLPEKEKEHMRRVGVLTGTLTEMAYESGIYKDDAAWNGYKHFGAAAFYHDIGKVWIPRQLLVKNGALTKEEERMIQLHPVHARILYEEFEDGVVFGIPKHLLLPAFQAAEYHHERWDGKGYPYGIGTVDIPLIARIIAICDAYDTITNKRTYKDAMSHEIACRELQANAGTQFDPVLTQIFLENENAFARLKEDQICEHQSK; from the coding sequence ATGAAAAAAGAAACGGAACGAAGAACCCACATTCGAGGCTTTGTCAATGTTCTGCCGGAGAAGGAAAAAGAGCATATGCGTCGGGTCGGGGTACTGACAGGTACGCTTACTGAAATGGCATATGAATCTGGGATTTACAAAGACGATGCAGCTTGGAATGGGTACAAACATTTTGGGGCGGCCGCATTTTACCACGATATCGGCAAGGTGTGGATTCCGCGGCAGTTATTGGTGAAGAACGGGGCGCTTACGAAAGAGGAAGAACGAATGATTCAACTTCATCCGGTGCATGCGAGAATACTGTACGAGGAATTCGAGGATGGCGTGGTTTTTGGGATTCCAAAGCACCTGTTGCTGCCGGCATTTCAAGCTGCGGAATATCATCACGAAAGATGGGACGGCAAAGGATATCCTTATGGGATTGGAACGGTTGACATTCCACTCATTGCCCGGATTATAGCAATATGCGATGCCTACGACACCATCACGAACAAAAGGACATATAAAGACGCAATGTCCCATGAAATTGCCTGTCGTGAGTTACAGGCAAACGCCGGAACTCAGTTTGATCCGGTGCTGACACAGATTTTTCTTGAAAATGAGAATGCCTTTGCCCGGCTGAAAGAAGATCAGATTTGCGAACATCAATCAAAATAA
- a CDS encoding conjugal transfer protein TrbL family protein, whose amino-acid sequence MFIWDFAADTVLKQILDWVYGQIIGFLGNFFSAMGNMGADLFEMTWVKSIVLFFFYLAWALYGTGLVVSVFECGIEYQSGRGSVKDTALNILKGFLAVGLFSTVPVELYKLSVSLQSSFTAGITGYGSGVDTLAGNIINSLSSAGTLEAAGTAGVFGGAGSTINPIMMLFILIMMGYAVIKVFFANLKRGGILLIQIAVGSLYMFSVPRGYLDGFVSWCKQIVGLCLTAFLQSTILIAGLMVIKDHVLLGLGLMLAAGEIPRIAGAFGLDTSTKANLMSAVYTAQTAVNMTRTVVKAVAAK is encoded by the coding sequence ATGTTCATATGGGACTTTGCAGCCGATACCGTGCTGAAACAGATTCTGGATTGGGTCTATGGTCAGATCATCGGCTTTCTCGGCAACTTTTTTTCTGCTATGGGCAATATGGGCGCCGATCTGTTCGAAATGACCTGGGTGAAATCCATTGTCCTGTTCTTTTTTTATCTGGCTTGGGCGCTTTACGGCACAGGGCTGGTGGTATCCGTCTTTGAGTGCGGCATCGAGTATCAGTCCGGCCGGGGAAGCGTGAAGGATACAGCGCTCAACATTCTCAAGGGCTTTCTGGCGGTGGGGTTGTTTTCCACGGTGCCTGTGGAGCTGTATAAGCTCTCCGTTTCCCTGCAGAGCAGCTTCACGGCCGGCATTACCGGATATGGCTCCGGTGTGGATACTCTCGCGGGTAACATCATCAATTCACTGTCATCAGCTGGAACATTGGAAGCTGCAGGAACGGCCGGCGTGTTTGGAGGTGCCGGAAGTACTATAAACCCCATCATGATGCTGTTCATTCTCATCATGATGGGCTATGCAGTGATCAAGGTGTTTTTTGCAAATCTGAAGCGCGGCGGTATTCTGCTCATTCAGATCGCGGTTGGCAGCCTTTACATGTTTAGCGTACCAAGGGGATACTTGGACGGTTTTGTGAGCTGGTGCAAGCAGATTGTCGGCTTGTGTCTGACGGCTTTTTTGCAGTCTACCATTCTCATCGCAGGATTGATGGTAATCAAAGATCACGTTCTGCTGGGGCTGGGGTTGATGTTGGCAGCCGGAGAAATCCCACGCATCGCCGGAGCCTTCGGACTGGACACCAGCACCAAGGCCAACCTCATGAGTGCGGTATATACTGCTCAAACCGCTGTCAACATGACGCGCACTGTGGTAAAGGCGGTGGCAGCGAAATGA
- a CDS encoding DUF4406 domain-containing protein, which yields MKLVYICSPYAGDIENNLRFARAACRYAVDQGCAPIAVHMLYPQILDDSVPAEREAGIQMGLRVLASCDEVWICGKRISHGMGCEIAEAERLGIPIQNISTEQIKGGIAMKQYGIWARRSAGSICGAAEAWLKNDGKPITFDTYEEAATEAERLMRDIRTPNVSYFPKEREIELEEAPTPGMKLQL from the coding sequence ATGAAACTGGTCTATATCTGTTCTCCTTATGCAGGAGATATCGAAAACAATCTTCGGTTTGCCAGAGCCGCCTGCCGCTACGCTGTAGATCAAGGGTGTGCGCCCATAGCTGTCCATATGCTGTACCCACAAATCTTGGATGACTCAGTCCCCGCTGAAAGAGAGGCCGGCATTCAGATGGGCTTGCGGGTATTGGCCTCTTGCGATGAGGTGTGGATTTGCGGTAAGCGGATCAGCCACGGAATGGGCTGTGAGATCGCGGAGGCCGAGCGGCTCGGCATACCAATACAGAACATATCGACAGAACAAATAAAGGGAGGAATCGCTATGAAACAGTACGGCATCTGGGCAAGACGGAGCGCCGGCTCAATATGCGGGGCGGCGGAAGCCTGGCTGAAGAATGACGGCAAGCCGATAACCTTTGATACCTATGAAGAAGCGGCAACGGAAGCCGAACGGTTGATGCGGGACATCCGTACACCCAATGTGTCCTACTTCCCGAAAGAAAGGGAGATCGAGCTGGAGGAAGCGCCCACCCCCGGCATGAAGCTGCAGCTGTGA
- a CDS encoding DNA cytosine methyltransferase, with amino-acid sequence MTSLLTLGSLFDGIGGFPLAGVRQGFTPVWASEIELFPIKVTKLRFPDMLHVGDITQLKGAELTPVDVVCGGSPCQDLSVAGKRAGLQGERSGLFMEQVRVIKEMRAYDKANGRTADAIRPRYMCWENVPGAFSSSDSEDFRAVLEETCRIADSTVSVPRPPGGVWQSAGAILGDQFSVAWRVLDAQYWPRTPQRRKRIYLVADFAGRTAPQILFEQDRLFGDSAESEETRQGAAACPEKGTGNTGGNPSDHGDNGRECLTPWDVQSRRIYESGGVWPSLYSGSGGGGGHGYVTTEKENLSCSDNLPVAFACNQRDEVRELNDVAGAIQAQPGMKQQTFIAETLNQDCSNCLTPWDTQQDRIFTQESIAPTLAGADGGGGRNPGGLLFAAAFSAGQGSKAGGIGYQEECAPTLKASESGTNMVPSVLCLNDQGGNRMDITENITATLRAQMDGHPPLVLGNQPELFENHGIDSRYTGPHEIAPTMSARYGTGGNNVPLISQPAVLPDEECADLSPDETYCIAGNIIDRQDHNGGNGIGVQPDISYTVTATDRHCVFSQQRSDEYAQNEVVSTQSARQYKDATDLVCESDVAGLDCRNGVENGDLCGTLQSKTDGGYSLNNVHPVRVGKLIRRLTPLECERLQGFPDYWTDIPDASDSARYKALGNSVAIPCVEHVLRGIAYFLQKFKQEKEAS; translated from the coding sequence GTGACTTCACTGCTGACCCTCGGAAGCCTGTTCGACGGGATCGGTGGATTTCCGCTGGCAGGCGTCCGGCAGGGCTTTACCCCTGTATGGGCCAGTGAAATCGAACTGTTTCCCATTAAAGTCACGAAATTACGGTTTCCGGATATGCTCCATGTTGGCGACATCACACAGCTGAAAGGTGCCGAACTGACTCCCGTGGATGTGGTCTGCGGGGGCTCACCCTGTCAGGATCTTAGTGTGGCAGGAAAACGTGCCGGCCTTCAGGGCGAGCGTTCCGGGCTGTTCATGGAGCAGGTTCGTGTCATCAAGGAGATGAGAGCGTATGACAAAGCAAACGGAAGGACAGCTGACGCTATTCGACCTCGGTATATGTGCTGGGAAAATGTCCCCGGAGCCTTCAGTTCCTCAGACTCCGAGGACTTCAGGGCGGTACTCGAAGAAACCTGCAGAATTGCTGACAGTACCGTATCTGTACCTCGACCTCCGGGAGGGGTATGGCAATCTGCTGGGGCCATATTGGGAGATCAATTCTCCGTTGCTTGGAGAGTATTGGATGCTCAATACTGGCCCCGCACCCCGCAACGGAGGAAACGCATCTACCTTGTCGCAGATTTTGCAGGCCGAACCGCACCCCAAATATTATTTGAGCAAGACCGCTTGTTTGGGGATTCTGCGGAGAGCGAAGAAACGCGGCAAGGAGCTGCCGCCTGTCCTGAAAAAGGCACTGGAAATACAGGCGGGAATCCGTCCGATCACGGAGATAACGGCAGAGAATGTCTGACACCGTGGGATGTGCAGAGCCGCCGTATTTATGAAAGCGGCGGTGTTTGGCCCTCCCTCTACAGCGGCAGTGGTGGTGGCGGCGGACATGGTTATGTAACAACAGAAAAAGAAAACCTGTCCTGCTCGGATAATCTGCCAGTAGCCTTCGCCTGTAACCAGCGGGATGAAGTGCGGGAACTGAATGACGTGGCTGGTGCGATACAAGCTCAGCCTGGCATGAAGCAGCAGACCTTTATTGCCGAAACACTGAATCAGGACTGCTCAAATTGTTTAACACCTTGGGATACTCAACAGGATCGAATTTTTACTCAAGAAAGTATTGCTCCTACCTTGGCCGGCGCAGACGGCGGCGGTGGCAGAAATCCAGGTGGACTCCTGTTTGCGGCTGCTTTTTCTGCTGGGCAGGGTTCGAAAGCCGGAGGCATAGGTTATCAGGAAGAATGCGCGCCAACGCTAAAGGCTTCGGAAAGCGGTACAAACATGGTACCATCGGTGCTGTGCCTGAATGACCAGGGCGGCAACCGTATGGATATCACTGAAAATATTACAGCTACGCTGCGGGCGCAGATGGACGGACATCCCCCTCTTGTATTGGGGAACCAACCGGAACTGTTCGAGAACCATGGCATTGACTCGCGCTATACTGGCCCCCATGAGATAGCCCCAACGATGTCCGCCCGATATGGCACGGGGGGTAACAACGTGCCGCTGATTTCCCAGCCGGCTGTTCTTCCAGATGAAGAATGTGCCGATCTGTCACCTGACGAAACCTACTGTATCGCCGGTAATATTATCGACCGGCAGGATCATAACGGCGGGAACGGCATCGGCGTACAGCCTGACATCAGCTATACCGTAACGGCCACTGATCGGCATTGTGTCTTTTCCCAGCAGCGAAGTGACGAATACGCACAAAACGAGGTGGTCAGCACCCAAAGCGCAAGACAGTACAAGGATGCAACCGACCTGGTGTGCGAATCTGACGTCGCCGGGCTAGACTGCCGGAACGGTGTGGAAAACGGCGATCTGTGCGGGACGCTCCAGTCTAAAACGGATGGTGGGTACTCCCTCAACAACGTGCATCCTGTTCGCGTCGGTAAGCTGATCCGGAGGCTGACGCCGCTGGAATGCGAACGGCTTCAAGGGTTTCCGGATTATTGGACGGACATCCCTGATGCATCGGACAGCGCCCGGTACAAAGCACTCGGCAATAGTGTAGCGATCCCCTGTGTGGAGCATGTGCTCCGGGGGATTGCCTATTTTTTACAGAAATTCAAGCAAGAAAAGGAGGCTTCCTGA